In Atribacterota bacterium, the genomic window CCACAGGGCGCCAGGAAAGGAAACCCAAAGACCAAGGTGTAACCCTGGTCGAAGTGATCCTCGTGGTTGCCATCCTCGGTTTTGGAATCACGGCTACCTCGGTCCTTTTTTCGACCAATTTGCGTACTGGGGCCAGTAACCGGGAACAGTTGGCTTGTGCCGCTCTGGTTCACGATGTCATGGAACGGCTGCGAACGCTCCCTTTTCGGGCTGAAAACGGGAAAAGTATTGAAACACTGGCGACGTATCTTGGGGGGAGTAACACCTTGAACGCTTTTTACCAATACATGGATGTACCTCCTGAGGAATGGGCCGCATTCACGGCTGTGATTCCCAATGTTTTGGATTTTTCCACACTGACTCTATCGGAACGTTCTCATGAGTACATGGTAGAACTCAAGATACGGTGGAAATCGACCATGCCACCGGTACGGGTAATGACCACCATCGTGGAAGGAGGTATCAATGATCTTCTCCAGGCTCGATAGATCTTCATTCGGGTTCACCCTTTTAGAAACCATCATTACGGTGGGAATCATTTCTTTTCTTACCTTTGTCATCTACGCGATCATTGTTTCCCTGGGGTTTCGAATGCGTTTAGAGCTCACTGGGAGTCCGGCATACCTTCTTCCGGAGAGTAAAAGCCAGGTGAATCAACAGGTGGTGGTGAACCAGGTAAATCGGTTTTTCGCCGAAGTGGCGCGTGAAATTCGTAATGCCGCTATGGTTCAAGTGGAGGGTGAATCAGTACTGACGATCGTCCAAGACGGTGCTTCTTCAATGGTTTATGGGTCCAAAGAGTTTTCGGCAGGTGGGAGGACCATGAAAGCCATTGTTTGTTCAGCTAATGGTCAAGAGCGGATTATGGTTCAGGGGATTAGCACATTTACGGTTTCACAGAGTAGCGACCTGATTCATATTGCCATTACGGTCGAAGTTGGCGGAAAAGTGCAGGATTTTAAAACCAGTGTTTTACAACGGAATCCCAATCCATCCTCATGAAGGAGGTGAAGCAGTGAGATTTGATGACCGCGGTTCAATGTTAATTACTACGTTGTTCACCATCATTGTTTTGGCGACCCTCCTTACGACAGCTTCTTTCCTTTTTACCAGTGGTACTCGCAGTGCCCGAGCTACCACGGCATCACTGCAAGCCCACTACTTAGCTGAAATGGCCATAGACAAAGCAATTAAGCAACTACGCGGAGATTGGGATAATGTTACCCCACAGGGGTTAACCAGTGTTTATGATGGTGCTCAGGTCCTCCTGGGACAGTACAAATTTACCATCTCTGTCCCTGCGCCAAGTAAACGAGTCATCGAGGGTGAGGGCGTTGCAGCAACCAAAACTAAAAAAGTGGTGGTCGAGTTGCAGAGAAATCGAGGTTTTCCGCCCATTTTCAGAAACGCTTTGGCTTCCAATACCGATCTTGAGCTCACTGGGAACTCTCGAGTGTACAGTTCCAACGAAAATAAAGCCAAGGGCAATGTCTATGGGCATCGAAGGATTTCTCTCAAGGGTAATACCAGCGTGACTGGCTCGGTTTCCTCTGCTCTGACCGGGGGTATCACCGTCCAGGGGAACGTTTCGATTGGGGGAGGGAGGTTTGCAGGGCCAGACTATCGGCAGGACATTCCCACCATCGAGGAAGCCCAAAGAAAAGCCTGGGAAGACAAGGCAAAAACTGGCACCATTTATACTGGGGGATTAATCTACAACGGAAACCAGACGATTACCTTTGGTAACGTGTACATTAATGGGGATCTCACTCTGAACGGAAACTCCAATATAACCCTGGGTGACGATGTGGTGATTTACGTCAGAGGGAAAGTGAAAATAAACGGCAATGCATCCATCAAAGGACAGGGGATCATTGTCTCGGAAGGCATCATTGACCTTACTGGAAATATGTCGCATCAACTGAATCAGCCTGCGAACATTGCTTTTGTTTCACTCAGTAGCGACGAGTCGAAAGTCACCGGGAATGGAGAAGTTACAGGGGTCTTTTTTGCACCAAATGGCAGTTTAAAAATCGCCGGTAATTCCAGAATCTTTGGAGCGGTGGTGGCGCATCACATTGACTTTACTGGCAATGCAGATATCAAATACAACGCCGATTTGATGGACAGCGAGATTACCTGGAATCCGTCGCGTTTATTCCAAATGAGTAAGTGGAGAGAAAACTAAAGAAAGGGAGGCTTGAGTATGAGAACGGTGTTTTGGATGGGGATACTGGGGATGTTCTTGGTGATGAGTTTCAATCCTTTGTTTGCCCTTAATCTTCCCGCAGGAGGTCAGGGTCCTTGGGGAGTAGGCATAACTCAGGATGCGCAGAACCTCATCGTGGCCAACGTCAATTCAAACGAGGTCGCTTTTATTGATATACCAAGTGGTACGGTCCTTGCACAAGTGGTTTCCGGGCAAAGCCCCAAGAATCTGGTCCTCTCCGGAGATGGAAGTATCTGTTACGTGGTCAACTCGCAATCGAATGACGTCTCGATCATTGATGTACCAAGTCGGGAAGAAGTAGGACGTATCGGGGTTACGGGTTCGCCACAAAACTTGTGCTTTACTCCCGGCGGCCAGTTCCTTCTGGTGGCAAACTGGACACCGAACAGCGTGTCCATAATCGATGTCACCCAGAACACGGAAATTGGAAGTATTGCTACGGACCTTTCTCCATATGGTATGGCCATTCTTCCCGATGGTTCAAGAGCTCTGGTTACGAATTACGACTCGAACAATGTGTCGGTCATTGACCTTGCTTTACGGAGGGAAGTGGGACGAATTGCCGTGGGTGAAAAGCCGTGGGATATTGCCGTTACTCCCCAGGGTGACTATGTCTTGGTTGTCAATACCAAGTCGAATAGTGTTTCCATGGTTGCCACGGGTACCCTTCAGGTGGTTCGAGAAATTCCGGTTGGCGAATGGCCCTGGTACATTGCGATTTCCCATGATGGACGTTTTGCCTATGTGACCAATAATACCAGCCGGAGCATTTCGGTGATTGATGTTGCCGCGCAAGCGGTGGTGAAAACGCTTGATTTGGGCTTCAAACCGTGGGCCATCGTCCTCTCTGGGGATGATTCCAAAGCATTCGTGGTCAATAACGATGAAGAAGTCATCACGGTTGTCGATTTGGCTACCGAATAATTTGCAAAAGTGGAAGGGGGGGTGTATTTTTCCCGTTCCACTTTTGTTCTCCTCCAGTGAAGGTGATGGAACGCTTTGTTGCTCCCTGAAGTATAATCCTGTGGAGGTAATAAAACGATGGTGCGGAAAGCTTCCATTTTACGTTTATCTCTTGTTCTCCTTTTCCTTCTCGTTCTCATTCCGGTCGCCTTCCCTGGTGAATCCCAGATCACTCTTACTGGAAGAGCCTTTATCCCGGTAAGGGGAGAGTCGGGCAAAATCACCGAGCGATTTTTTGCCTTTGTCCCCGTAGAGGTCATCGACATGAGGACAGGCCAGGTGGTCACCGAAGGGGAGACGAGGGTAAGTGGACGTTACAGGGTGACGGTAAAAGAACCGGGATTGTATCTTCTGCACATCGGGGAGGGAAACCGCGTGATTCTCGATGTATCCCCAGAAGTACGGGAAGCGAAACGGTATGACTTAAGTTATGCTGGTGCCCGGTCGACGGCTCTGGTAATGGTGCTTTCTCGTCTCGCCCTGGGGAAAAAAGACCCAACCAGCGTTTTTATTTATAAAACTCCTCTCGTTTTGCGTTCGGAACGTTTTAAGGAACTGGAAAACCTGGTCCGAAAAACGCTGGCTCAAGGGGAAAACCTCTGGGAGAGCTGGGAGATCCAGGAACTGCTAGAAACCATTGCTACGCAATTGCGGGAATCGTAGTGTTTTTGCCAATTTCTACCGTTTTCCTCTAACGATAACGTGATACGTTTATGGTTGCTGAGGTTGAAAAATGGTGAAAAGAAACCACTCATCAGCACTTCGATGACACGTGCAGAGAGGCTTTGGATAATTCAAAGTAATCCGATTCATCTTGATGGGGAGGGAGAGTTGGTATAATGAAGATAGGAAGTAGTAGGTGAAATCCGTGGATTTCGCAGTAAGGCGTAAGGCGTATGTAACCAAACTGGAAGAATCGGTGCAGCGAATGGTCAAAGTACTCTCCCGTTTGCCAGAAGTGGAGCGCGTTATTCTTTTTGGTTCGTATGCTCGGGGGAGAAGGGACCTTTTGACTGACCTTGATATCCTGGTGGTGATGGATACTCGACTCGATATTCTTGCTCGAACGACTTTCATCTACGAACAACTCTTCCTACCGGTAGACTATGATGTCCTAGTTTATACCCCTTTAGAATTGGAACGGTGGAAGGAACAACCGTTTTTGAGACAGATCCTGGAAGAAGGAAAAGTGCTTTATGAGAAAAAATCCCAAAGATGAGGGTCAAAGATGGCTCGAACAGGCCAAAGAGGACCTGAAATGGGCAAAAGAGTTGTTAGAAAGAGGTGGATATTATCTGGTTTGTTTCCTGAGCCAGCAAGTGGGAGAAAAAGCGCTTAAAGCATATCTGTATGCCCAAGGGGAAGAAATCGTCCTGGGACACTCTATTGGAAGGCTCTGTGAGGCTGCTGGAGCATATGATCCGCTTTTTCTTTCCAGGGGAAAACGATGGGTTATCCTTGATAGTTATTATATTCCTACCCGTTACCCTAACGGTCTTTTAGAGAGTATTCCTGCCCGGGTGTACACCGTAGAGGCTGCTCAAAGTGCTATTGCTTTGGCCCAGGAAGTGGTTGAAGTGGTCATTAGTCGTTGCTCCCTTTTTCGCTAAAGAGGGCAGTATTGGGTTTTTGATTTCTGGGTTGAGGTGTTCTCGATTGCGATTCGTAGAAACTCGGTTTTTTTCATCTTGGGAAGCGCTCGGAAGGTGAGACCACTAGTTTTACTCTGTAAAGCAGTAAGAAAACCCTTCAGCCACAGTTTGGCGAAAACCTATTCAGGAAGGAGCCCTTACCTTGACCGGAGTAAGGGCTTTTTGAGAGATCTGGTAGCGGGGGCTGGATTCGAACCAGCGACCTCCGGGTTATGAGCCCGACGAGCTTCCTGCCTGCTCCACCCCGCGTCGTTTTCCAAAGCAAGGGTTATCATACCACAGAGTTTTGAAAAAATCAAGCACAGAATATCAGAGCGTCAATCAGCTGCTTCCAATGCGTTCATGGTTTTGATGTTCTTTTTGCATTCCTGGAGTTTGATTTCGGTCTTTTACGGGCATACAATAGGCGCATCAAATTCCCTTCCGGGGATCAACCTGTTCTTCTTCCTAAAATTTTCTCCTCCATGAAGGGCGAAAGGGGTTCGGACCTCCATTCGGTGATGAGGTATCCACTTTCAAACCGGACGCCATGCACTTCCGGAATACCGAAGACGCTTACATCGATACAAACCGTCATCCCTGGTTTGAGAGGAATATCGCTGTGTGGTCCAAAGAAGGGCCCCTCCGCTTCCATGAGGCCAATGGTATG contains:
- a CDS encoding beta-propeller fold lactonase family protein, which encodes MRTVFWMGILGMFLVMSFNPLFALNLPAGGQGPWGVGITQDAQNLIVANVNSNEVAFIDIPSGTVLAQVVSGQSPKNLVLSGDGSICYVVNSQSNDVSIIDVPSREEVGRIGVTGSPQNLCFTPGGQFLLVANWTPNSVSIIDVTQNTEIGSIATDLSPYGMAILPDGSRALVTNYDSNNVSVIDLALRREVGRIAVGEKPWDIAVTPQGDYVLVVNTKSNSVSMVATGTLQVVREIPVGEWPWYIAISHDGRFAYVTNNTSRSISVIDVAAQAVVKTLDLGFKPWAIVLSGDDSKAFVVNNDEEVITVVDLATE
- a CDS encoding type II secretion system protein → MWRNLERWMLLQTTGRQERKPKDQGVTLVEVILVVAILGFGITATSVLFSTNLRTGASNREQLACAALVHDVMERLRTLPFRAENGKSIETLATYLGGSNTLNAFYQYMDVPPEEWAAFTAVIPNVLDFSTLTLSERSHEYMVELKIRWKSTMPPVRVMTTIVEGGINDLLQAR
- a CDS encoding nucleotidyltransferase domain-containing protein translates to MKSVDFAVRRKAYVTKLEESVQRMVKVLSRLPEVERVILFGSYARGRRDLLTDLDILVVMDTRLDILARTTFIYEQLFLPVDYDVLVYTPLELERWKEQPFLRQILEEGKVLYEKKSQR
- a CDS encoding HEPN domain-containing protein, with the translated sequence MRKNPKDEGQRWLEQAKEDLKWAKELLERGGYYLVCFLSQQVGEKALKAYLYAQGEEIVLGHSIGRLCEAAGAYDPLFLSRGKRWVILDSYYIPTRYPNGLLESIPARVYTVEAAQSAIALAQEVVEVVISRCSLFR